aaatgcccgcctcctattctcagcacacgAAAATTTGCCATCGTCGACTTCACTCAGTTTTCATGATCCCctacggcaaataataaacgaaattctaacccacataacattgctataattACGCATCGGAAAGtgtacatacttcatggtaagcatcgTAACAGTAGAAcgactttaatacagtgaagttaTACAGTATTATTGCCCCACTTCATCACTGGGTGAAGTGTATACATTACTGTTTTGACCTACAGACgtaccatctgctccaaatcctacaagtttctgcttccaactttcatcaactttgtcataTATAGATTTTattgagtggcgcgccctcaaTGTACACTAAAAATCAATTATTCATACCAAAATGTATGTGGATCTGGTAAAAAATGACTGAAAGCGTTAAATTTATACAAACGATGATGACATAGTTCATTCCCGGGAGTGCATCGTGTTACTCGATATATTTTTAGTTACAGAAAACTCACGCGATAACTTATCCAGGTGGGTGGATCATTCGCAAATGAACTTGTTTCAAACGAGCGTAGTCACTGCACTATATTGCATCAAGTGGTATCAATACGAATATGTTTATTGGAGTTGTTGCATATATTGTGACCCAGTTCGCTACCTCCTTCCCTGCATTACCTTCTAGGGTAACTTAAAAGTTGATTCATGTCAGAGTATTTAATGTATCGCTATATTAATACTTATATTTGTGCAAAGTGTAGTATTAAAaagtttctttttcttttttctctaTGATAGTTAACTTGccaaatattattatttgtgaAAGAAAGTATCTAGCAGTttatgttgtaaagttatatTCATGTCAATAGGAGAGGAATTTTACAAGCATGTTTACAGAGTTTTTGATATTTGTCAACCACTCCGTTTGTTGCATGTTCCTCTGAAGTGACTCTTTATCATTGACATTCTACTTTGGCAGCAGGctgatatataattttttttaaagttctgagagttttttaatatataaaatgttgcaTCCGTATTTGTTTACATAAAATAGTTTGATATCACCTAGGAACAATGAAAGACTGCATGGTCATATTGAactaaatattttcagtaaagtGGAAAGGGAAATTTGAAACATTCAATACCGTATAGCATATCGGTATACCACATTAGTAGTAGTACTTGAAAGCTGTGTGATGGAACGAGCTGAtggatattttatatatattcctTGTGTTGTGATAGTGCATGCAATCATTGGAATCTGAGGGCTTTTGCTCTAAAtgcattttgacatgttttttgAAACTGATTTTTGCACATAGCAGAGGAAGTGGCTAATTTACAGCAATTCTGGTCCTGGATATGTTCAACTTTGAAGCTGCTTTCTACACATTTAAGAAATTGGTATTTTTGGACCAAAAACAACAAGTGCCATTCAACTTCAACTtggtgttttttgttgttgttattgttggaAAACGGCTGACCAACTATTAAAAGTTTGATTTTCCCGTATGTGAGGCGTCatgaagtcaatttattttttcaggtACACCCCCCATGacccacattatttttttcaggtacccccccccccaacactaTGCATATTTTTTCGAGGACCCTCCTCCAACTTGATCTCCCGATTCCCCCATAAGTTTTCGTGAAACCAGCCTTATATCATAAATgcttgtggggggggggggtgataccATAGAGCTTGCTTACAAATATTGAACATATTAACCTCACCTTAGACGGCGCGCCTTCAATTGGTCACCAAGAAAAAGATGTGAattgcttctgcatatggaaaaaataatttgatgcaggactgataatagaaaaaaaattgctgtcacagtgatggggaAAACATTGCTGCCATAcccactccccccccccgaaatcaaatgatTCTCTCCTAAGTGCTTTGATTGTTACTGTCTGGGATCGGAGGTGTCTCTCTTTATTATTACGCTATGTTACGTGTACACCACAATGACATTTGCAACGGTAGGTTGTCGGCCTTGGGTAATCAGGGCAGGGGGGTAGCAGTAATTTCTCAAGAAAAAACCACTACTTCACAGGTATTAACCGTTCTTGATCATATGTGAATTTCTAGAACAACGTGCGTGGGGTCTAATATAAGAATCAAATCCATGTAGCCCTGACTGACAATACATACTCCAATTGAATTGACAGGAAATGAAAGATTGAGACCATAGTTTCAGGGGATGTTTTAGACACTTTTCTGCCCCTCAGAGTCTCACCTTACCCTTTCACGTGGTTTACCCGGGTCAGTCAACTTCATTATGAGTGATATCATTAACTGTTACGAAATACATCATAAATTACATGATGTTTGAAATGTCGATTTTGTTTACGAGCAAATATTGCTTATCAAACATTACTATCAGTGAAATACAAAGTACTAACGGACACATTGTACATCGATTCGAATAGCATACTGGTTATGACCGGTAAGCTATTACAAGCACAGGCCCTctaatcattaaaaaaatcatacgcattgattcgagtgccagTGATTAATACAAGGTACATTTTCCATATTAAAAAACCATGGTGGCTCTCTTTGTGTAATTTCATCATACATTCgtcattgaatgaatgaatgggagAAATGCAGGGGAATGTTTGAAGAGTCCTGCccttaatttaaaaaaagtgtATTATTCGACGTACTACTAGCATGTAGTAGTAGTCTGTAAATATGCACCGTTTCGTGGCGCCCTCACGAATCGGCCAATTCAACCTGAATGATCAATGCGAAGCTTGTCTATGTAAAATTCTTGTTATGAAACCATTATGTCCAACGTTAACCTAGATTGATTCACCTATGTTTTAAtcatgttttctattttttgatCACACTTTCTTTCTGCATCAAACGTTGAGTCCTTGTGATCTGTCGCAgcaaagtttgtttgttttggattGTTTTTGTTAATACAACATCATCATTCACAAAACATTTGATATTCTCCAGTCACGTGATCTTTGCATCATAACGCAAAGTTGTAGTGGAATCCACATTCACTTGTAAGCTAATATGccattccaggatggtaatattctagcctaggatgatcataatacaaaataatgacattattacaggtatttacgatattctAAATTTACCGTTGCCTGTGGTAATTACGgaatatacacattaaatcatgtgaaatacacaatttcATTATAGATTATGGCGAAAGGGCCAAGTAACATGGTGAACGCTTGCCATTCTAGGAAGGTAGCTTCGAATTTTTATACTATTTGAAATTAGACTGTTAACATGAtagtatacattgtaattgAGATAAGGTGAAGGTTATCAATGAATAATTTCATCACGGTGTTGAAGGCTGGATACGTTTATATGACGTACTATCTTGCTTTGAGTAGGTCTGTAAACAAAAGTTCCCTGTCGACAACGATGCATAGCAGTCACATATCAAACACCGTGGCGGTAACTTTGATAGCAGTACTAATATAtaacgacgtatcttacagtctatataaaccactttaaaaagtacctgtctgtctgtggaatTCAATGCTTTAAaacaatatgtaaaaaaaaatacatttattgcgCATAACAATAATAACTGTGACCGGAAATACATGAGTTTGGAAGTACGCGTAACTGATCTTACCTGTacaaaaaatgtgtcatttgtaAGTATGTGGCGAACTGTTCCCtatcaccattttctataaGGCGCTATCAATCAAATTTTTTGTTTGCCGCCCGCGTGCTAGTAATTTTGtcggaagaagaagaagaagaagaagaagaagaagaagaagaagaagaagaagaagaagaagaagaagaagaagaagaagaagaagaagaagaaaatacatttttgtcaaaatttccgAGCAAGACCGTATTTCTTACTATTGTTATTGGAAACGGAGACAGTTCAAATATCTTCAGAGTAACTACACATATATCTAAACAGTTGTTTAATTATAAGACAATCAAACTTTGGACAATTACATTTCAACAGtgtagtagatttaggtacTAACAGAAAATCAATCAGCAGAAAATTGAATTTGACACGACATAGTAGCATTGTGGGTTTTTCTCAGATCAAGAAGCCAACCACTATGATATTAAATTTGGTGTATGTACATAAAGGCGAGGCttcaccatggaaacagttcTGTAAATTCTCATCCCGTGCAATTAATGTCGTCAGTTGGACCCTCTGACAacggacatacagacagcaTACACACGGACACGCTCTAtccatatacacatatataggTGAACTTAGTTAAGGTGAACCCTTATCATTATCTGATCAGACTAGTACTGTTAAAGACTGTCCGggctcagaccaccaaacaggTCTGAAGTCTATAGGGCATGCATATCGAAAAGGGTCAGAACCTCCCGGGTCAAAGCATTCAGCAAAAGGGAAATTTAAAGGGGTGCTAATGAGGGGATGACTGACGTCAGCTTTGACGATAGCAACTTTATTAACTTTCTTACGTTTCAGTGACGTCACTTTCAACTAAATCTGCATTACGGTCATGGTTTACTGTCCCATATGCGACTCTATAGATTTTTAAATGTATAGGATGTGCTACTCACACGCTGCCTATAATTTGACTTGCCCAGGCTTTCTAAGATACAGTATTTGCATTCAATGGATTTAGTATTGCACTATGCCACTTATATCCTGTCATTTGTATTTTGGCGAATAAGGGTAAGTAATGATAATTTCACGACACTTTGATACTTTGCTAGCTTGCAGTTCACTTCGCCTTATACATTTTCATACCTAACATTATCCTGTCTTATCAAACACAAAAAGCAATTATTGATCTTGTCGAAATATTAACAAAGACCGTTCGAACGTTTTGACTTGCTTGCACCTGAATTTCAATCAATGGTAAATTCAACCTAAAGGGTCAGATCTGAGAATAGTAAGGTTTTCAGTCTGGCTTGATGTTTGCATGTCAAATAATGTCGTGACGTTCCGATACATGTCCATGGTACGCTCACGAAAGGCACTGTTTGATTACCGATTGTTATTGATCGGCAAACACTTATTATTGCAAACTAgggtacacatacatgtaccaggcTACTGAAATATGTCAATATCTGTATCTTAACTCTTGCGTGGCCCAAGTTCCTTACCCAACAGCTGTTTATATCCATTAAATTCACTGGCATCACATCTCCCTTGCAGACTTTTATGTCGATATCAAGGGCCAAGGAATGTCAGGTACTTTGCATAATCTTTAGATAACTTCAAATGGAAGCTGTCATTGTATTTTAGTTAGGTTAGTCGGGAAGATATAGGCATTCGATGATTCGTGTCACGCTGCCAGCCAGCactcattacattgtattgttagCTAGATCAACGGATTGAGGCCACtccttgaacttgtgatttgAAGTTCAAACACAGGTTATTGTGTAGATTAAAAATCACAAAGACAGAATAGGTTCTGTTTCTGAGcgattgttgtcatggtgatactTGTTAAGTGGTTAATAAGCCtgacagggctgaacaacacgaagtatgtatcttacagtctatagtcCAGCCAGACCTGCATTTCAATCACGTACTCAAGTGACACTCAAAAATCACAGTCAACAATCACAGTAACTACCCCTTTCAGCAGGAAATTGCGACGTTGACCATGATTATCAAGCTGCAACTGAGattgttttcatcaaataacaacatatattttcactaaaattggtcaattacttaaaAAATGACATTGCATCTCATActcagtggtcaatattatctgtagatagtgtagtggcaagtttatcTAGAGTTAAAGCTCATTTTTGAACCTGTCACAGTGATggaactgtactagttgtaactttAGTATAATTTtccaatcagacaaccacaataccagtaattaaacattgtacatggtaATCGTGATTGCCGTTGATGGCGTGGACCCAAAATCATTTGATTTATCGAGCATATAGCTACATAAAATACGCATACCCACAgttgatgcaatactgttcatggtgtacgatattacaagtatttgTACCCATCAAAACACCTTCAAAAAactgttccagttgcagctagtgcatctTTAATTCACTTCTGCAATAATGTGTATTGTACACCTATTCAGGAATACGTGAATGGATATATATTGTTTTCACACCCTTGACCCTGTGAATAGCTTTGATAAAAGTTTCCTTTGTTCAAGGTCTCTTAAGGGGTTGGTCATTGTTAAAGGGGGTTCAAAATGCCCCATACCACTGTGACAACCTTGAAAAAATATTCTTTATACGTCTCGTAACTAGTAAATCCAAGCTATCTATTCTTATACTGCCTATTGTTCTCCCTTTAGGGGATAATGACGTCATAGAGGGTACCATACCCTGTCAGTTAGTATAGTAAGCAATGGCGGACATTAGTAATACTGACTTTAATATTCGTCAGAATTTATCTGAGAGTGATCAATCTTCTTTCTATGACGATTTTACCATGTTTGATGAATTGATTTGGCTTTTTATGTAGGTGTCGTGTCCTACGATAGCAACAATAGTGAAAATGCGAGTCATGTTGGAGAGTTTATCGGATTCAAGTTGATCGTCGAATTCTATTGCCGATTCGGACCTCGATATAGCTAGGAGCTCAAAGTACTGTTACAAGTCGATATCGAAATTCCTCTAATTATACTGTATTgattcaaaaaaataattcgAACAAAACATAATGTTCCGATTGCCGAATTTTTCCCGTCCAGAAGTTGATTGCTGCTAAAGATCAATGGCCTTTGACTACCTGGGCGAGACAATCAGCCTAATATAATTGTATTgtctatatatgaaataatagtgactgtaaatgtttcacagttttcgttgtggtatTGCATTGTCGTATGCTTGGCTTGTGACAGtgagtttacatctattattttcGACCAGGGATGTCTCAGTCGAGGGCGCGATACTCTAGACTTACTGAGCCCGAGTCTGCGACCTACGTATTTTACCTGCATTTGGACTGGACAGAAGCAGacctcatcgacttgttggggactcgaattattgcgtGTTTTTGATTATGgtgtacaggtgattattaGGAGTCTTTAATTATCGGTAGTTGGGTAGTGTTGTCAAAGCAGCACTTTTGTTTCTCGTGTAGTCACCCCGGCGGTATGACTGTtcccgatcaaagctgaagtagTGTACCTATGGACTCGGACCACTCTTAGGTTGAATTTACccatataatccatatttatcaattagataattgcaaaatttttaaagtcatacagaaataatgtctcgaacttcaaaacaaacagacatcaGAGCAAACATGGCTCATATCTAATTGCAGGCTGACGTCAAGATTGTCCAATCACATAGAATATCATGATCACATTGCGATATTTGATTCGTtagtttcctaaactgtatacttctgataccatgattcgttacaaaattattttgatgaatATTAACTAGGCATGTTACATGCCATCGTAAGGGAAACCTTACAAGTTTCTATacacgagttgctaaagtcattaAATGAAACCCCGAGACTCACGAAATCTCGTAATTCTTTTACAACTTACTGCTTGTAATAAAATCTGGTTAATAAACCCCCCTTTTCGTCATTTTTATCGATATCTAGCAAGTAACTTATATATGAACCTCAGCTTTTTAGTGGTACACAGTGATGTTtacatgcaatgactcggagtgTGCCTCCttggagcaaatcgaatcaaaaGTGTATTAGTGTCCTAATACGCCTTCTTGAAATTTTCCGTGGGTATTCTATAATACtactatattttactttatttgagatgaaatatgtttactttgttgttaaatgtgaCACTAAAAAGCGACATGAGTGAGCGGGCTAAACTTATGCCTTTACAAATGACACAGATGATAGTCAGGTAGTGTGGGTAAACATCGATTCAGTaaaggttggttggttggttaagaCGTGTAGATTGTAGTTTGTGTTTACTAATGTCTATAACAACCATCAATGatgcattttttttcttaatattGTTGAGTTTTagtcacctgttgactacgctcgtcatagccAGAATGCTAAAGTAGTCGCTGTATGACGTCACAAATAggcgtggtctaggtgggaccggaaatacccgaaaacaaGCATTTCTTTGCAGTATGgttatttaaacaaaatgactTGCGATTTGAgagattttttttgtaaatcgTTTTTCTCTTTAAtacattatcattttatgtttTCCATAGGATACCGTCTCAAATCACAAAAACAGCTTTCCCCTCGTCCTACACAAGTCACTATGGATGGCCAGAACAGTAAAGAGTCCTCGAAAAGTGAGGCAAACATAAAGAACATCTCAAAATCAGAAGAAAGTAAGTTGAATTCGTGCTTTGGTAACATTTGGTTTTTTGTGATACTTTTCACTTTAACTATCTTGGTGTATGGAATGATAACGAGTTATTTTTTCGCCATACTCACTACGATGGAAAGACGTTACAACCTAAGTACCTCGCATCTAAGTTCGCTGATAAGCATCGGACAGGCCGCTGTGTTGATCGCTATCATGCCTGTTTCTTACCTCGGTGGACGTCCAAGTAGTAGCCGTCCTCGCTGGATTGGCTGTGGACTCCTAACCTTAGGGCTGTCCACTTTTATAATGACGCTGCCACATTTCCTGTTAGGCGAATATAGATATAGCGATACTGCTCACATGCACAATGATACCATCGAGATGAATCTGTGCTCAGAAAACATCACACTAGAAGATAGAGATTCTGCATGCAACATTGAGAAGAAGACTACGAAAGACAGCGAAGTGGCATACATTATAATGGTTATTGGAATAGTGATAATGGGTTCAGCTTACAGTACCTTGTATACCCTTGGATCTTCCTACGTAGATGACCATGCTAAGCACGTGTCATCAGCACTCTACCTCGGTAAGTATTCCATACTACTGGCCTCCTTGACAGCGTCGAAAACCAAAGTCTGTCCTTTTTAATACAGTCTAAAAACCACTGTACTCTTCACGACAGCAATGTAAACTATTAACATCTTTACGATAGTGTCGTAAACTACTAGTCTTTACGCTTCTGCTATAACTGTTTTCTATTccatatgtaaataataaagATTAAGTTTGCGATAACCCATCGGACCCTAACAATTGTTTTCAATTCATAAGGTTTAAAAGACGGTGGgaatatacttgtatatactTGCACACATTATAGTGCCAAAGTAGCTTTTTTCATTAAAAGAAAACATTCCAGAGAACCCCAACTCTTTCAAGACTGTAAGCTGAAATTATGCAGTACAGTATACTTCGTCTCATATATAATTGCTtgcttttacacctcatcaaactatcacagaagtacTGTGACTATCGAGTATCATATCTGAGGGTCAAAAAATTAGAttataactaactaactaaataaataaatgaataaacaaacaaataaataaacaaataaacaaattaattaattgattaataaGATGAAAAAATCCCACCTATCTACCATATTTTCTGATTTAAGggtacattttttatatttgcTCAAGTTGATATTTCAGAATGAAAACTAGAAAACAGACTGGTTTGTAAGCTgtccatacattgtatttctaaaATGATAGAAGTTATAGAATCTCGACAAGCCAGTTCTGATTGGCTAACATACCTGGAGTGTGAGTGCAAAATGAGTCACTAAGTCTGGTTTATCTATTGCATTAATTCTAGGTCTTCTTGATTATGCAATTTTGAAATCCATTTATTGCTTTGCCTTTGAATTCTAAAATAGAGACATGGTTTCATGAAATGTTCAGCATTTTTCCACACTATGATTATATTGAACTGTCTCTCGATAGGTATAATGAGCACAATGTGGGGAGTTGGCGCACTCGCGACTAGCATACTTGCAGCGGGATGTCTACTCCTCTACGTTGATTTCAATAGAGTTGATGTATCGTCCCTGAAGATCGACAATTCAGATCCGAAATGGATTGGAGCTTGGTGGCTTGGAAAACTCTGTTTGGCGGTCATTTGTGTTCTGATTGCAATTCCATACTTCCTCGTCCAAAAGGAATCGCCGAGGGTTCGAAAAGGCCATTCACATCGGAATGAGCAAACCAAAATGGATGAGGCTGAAGGGCGCCATGAGGAAAGCACCATGGGATTATTAAATAAGCTAAAGGGTAGGTGGATAATTGTTTCCACACGAGGTAAATGAAGTTTGAATATAGCAGAGGAAACATTCATACTcggttattacatgtatatgttggttTTGCATTTTaaactacactagctgcaactgaaatgtTATTTGAAAACTGTTCCGTTAGACGTGGTGATTTACTCCTAAGAAAGTACACAATGAACAGTATCAAATCTCCCGTGAgtaaaaatatttgtgtagctttacacgtaatattgtacaataaatctaatcaaattgatttttgggggTCAGCACCCAAAAAATCGGCTACCCAAAGCAATCACGATTTCGACCTGTTACAGTAACCGTACTACTTACTGTAATGGGTAAAATCGGAAAAGAGATAACTGTGTGTTTGAATAACGtcttattggtattttaatagtttTCAGTGAAagtattgttggttgtctgatcaaaaataTTCTTTCGAGTACTTTAACAACCCATGGGTGAATAGTATTTACAAATGAATTATCACTGGAATCATGTTATCACTCACCCAACGACCTCATGACAAGTAACACTAATAAGTTTTAATAATGGTCAATATCTCTTTATGAAACACCCAATGAGACGCTGAATACCCCTTATTTCGCTGTGTACATCATTTATACATCAGACACTATAGACATTTTTCTATAGTGGCCTGATTTATGCATGGCTTTCCATTTCAAGGAATCttactgttgctatggcgaTACCTTATTAACCCACGCTATATGACGCTGGTATTGGGATACGGATTTGACTTGGGCGCAACTATTGGTATGTGGCCGTTTATTCCCAAGTACTTTGAAGTTCTCTTTGGACTGACTCCTTCAGTGGCTAACCTCTATACAGGTAGGTTACACACTAGCAGTGAGCATTGACTGTTAGTGGATATCTTTTCTACAGGTAGATTACACAAACAACCTTTAAGCCATAATTTCCCAAATTATCAGGCATTCAGCTTATAAAGCAGGTCGTTATTCCCGAAATGTCAGTTCTTTAATGTGCTAGTTTGGACAGTGAACGTTTTCATTTTGCCGCGAAGTTTCAATATGCTAATTCTGACCCTAGCAGCATTACCgtatattatcaatatcatgAATTACTCTTGATATTGTGCATCCTTAAAATGCCCTACTTACAGGTAGTACAGGTTTCAATGTTTGGGACATGAATGGGCCTACTGTTTTCTTCAATCAGGGTTCTTCTTCAGCATACAAATCGCCTTATCCAGCCTTATTGGAGGAATTATCATTAAAAAGTTCAAGCTACAAGAAATTGGTATGTCTAAATTCTTGGTAATTGCTCTTGCACTTGGAACTTTGAGTACCGTGTTTATCTACCCCTTCCATTGTGGTGGTATCGAAATAAGTGGTGTAAGGTAAGAAACAGTTAGACTTGTATTGTACTGCTTTTTATTCAATAATAACAGTTTCTGTAttgatgttgataagttgataaaaaaattacttctaatgCGAGATACAGTGGTGGGTTTACGGTagtgttttgatttttttacacTCATCTGCCGACAGTAaccaggttcataaggttggaatgTGTTTACCAactttacattgcatcgatcgtagtggtgtgatcgctacagttttcatcgtagtttacatcatatataaacgtgtgatttcgcacttgtgaacgttcgttgacggggaggggaaggggttttttttgttctaaatgtaggatgtttgtttattgagcttgt
The genomic region above belongs to Glandiceps talaboti chromosome 8, keGlaTala1.1, whole genome shotgun sequence and contains:
- the LOC144439337 gene encoding solute carrier organic anion transporter family member 3A1-like; amino-acid sequence: MERRYNLSTSHLSSLISIGQAAVLIAIMPVSYLGGRPSSSRPRWIGCGLLTLGLSTFIMTLPHFLLGEYRYSDTAHMHNDTIEMNLCSENITLEDRDSACNIEKKTTKDSEVAYIIMVIGIVIMGSAYSTLYTLGSSYVDDHAKHVSSALYLGIMSTMWGVGALATSILAAGCLLLYVDFNRVDVSSLKIDNSDPKWIGAWWLGKLCLAVICVLIAIPYFLVQKESPRVRKGHSHRNEQTKMDEAEGRHEESTMGLLNKLKGILLLLWRYLINPRYMTLVLGYGFDLGATIGMWPFIPKYFEVLFGLTPSVANLYTGFFFSIQIALSSLIGGIIIKKFKLQEIGMSKFLVIALALGTLSTVFIYPFHCGGIEISGVSEDGIAKIQHCNQNCSCSVDLFDPVCGSDGKTYTSSCHAGCNQLGENDTYTECGCMQAQVNGTDTLTMASSGMCNHIETCSLFYPLLIALAFHVFVNTLSETPCLMLTMRSGPPNHKSFGLGLRIVINRCLGFIPAPMIYGMAIDKSCSVWRTFCEGSAKGECLIYDNQTFRRNFVVVTLGLKFAAFLLYLCNHILWKRRGNQSGADNSEKTFKYKEVNPNSDPLDSPSAML